From the genome of Penaeus chinensis breed Huanghai No. 1 chromosome 13, ASM1920278v2, whole genome shotgun sequence:
acacacacacacacacacacacacacacacacacacacacacacacacacacatatatatatatatatatatatatatatatataaatacatacatacatatatatatgcatatatatatatatatatatatatatatatatatatatatatatatatatatatatatatgtatacacacacacacacacacacacacacacacacacacacacacacatatatatatatatatatatatatatatataaatacatacatacatatatatgcatatatatatatatatatatatatatatatatatatatatatgtatgtatatatatatatatatatacacacacatatatacacacacacacacacacacacacacacatatatatatatatatatacatatataaatatatatatatgaatatgaaatatatatatatacatatatatatatatatatatatatatatatatatatacttatacacacacacatcatatcatATCAGTCGATCATTTTATATacaggaataaaggaaaatacgCTATGTCTTTTTTTAAGGGATTTAATTGGACTTTTTTTCTGGGTCAACAATGCATTGCATCATTAGATTACATTAGAATATCATGTACACAGtggtaacagtaacaagaaataaaatacatggatacatatgcataattaaaCATTTCGttgcataaaataataaaatagacaaaACTTAACTGTTAACAACAATTTTacgatttatttttaaaaaatcaaaattcaTTCAACACAAGGATATCACATAATCATTGAAGGCACATTTTATTATCAAGGGAAAAggggagcgaagaggaggaggaggagggggggggggaggttaactTAGGGAAGCTTGAGCACTGGGTTGCTGAACATAAATGAACATAAATGAACATAAATGAACATACTGCAAGGACTAGAGTCGTTTCGAACAATCGTAATTGGAGGAAATTATTGTTTAAAACTTGAGTCAACTTATCTGGGAAACGTAGtgcgtttttgctttttttctcgtctgtttttcttttttatcattaattttgattATTCTTGTTTGTTTCATTATACAATAATGAGcagtcttgtttttttgttttgttttttctaacaTGCAAGAATACTGGTTTACTGACTTTGTTGGATCAAAGTACTGTTTGTGCTAACATGTGTTatgatatatatggtacatactttatatatatatatatatatatatatatatatatatatatatattatacattcttTCTGGTTTTTAATGTGTCAATTCTACTTTATGATACATTATACTATTATCTCTGAAAATTAgatatctatcttttatatatcatatataaattacacattatatatatatatatatatatatatatatatatatatatatatatatatataactttatcattattaaatatttgACAATACACAAATTACACTTATCACAATTTgtttcagtattattgtcataaccatggttattataattagtgtgaGAACAAGAAGATCATTGTCTGCTTTTAACTAAAAAGCTATAGTACTTCTCCAAGACGAAAAATCTCGTTTGCTAACATATAAATTAATGCCATTCAAGCTGTTAAAGTAGCacccgtgtttatatatatcatttttttttatataagtacatatattcttCCTTacgtttaatttatatttttttacataaaacaGATTTGCTTACATAGTCTATAATCATCTCCTGTCTGCATCTTTAACGAGGAAATTAGTACGTGTGGAGAGAAAATCGACCGTGAAAAGAACTACTGTTGACAGACTACACAACATCCTAACTTACTTGATACACGAAGTAAAGAGCATTTTGTGTACAAATGCAACGATATTTTATGCATTGTTCTTTCTTTACAAAATATTCTTGTACATTTTGTTTTCACAGAGATTCAGAACAAGTAAATTCTAAATGCATGAATACTTTGTGAGTAATTCTATACATGACGGAGTCAATGGAAGCTGTCAGAGGTAGTTTGCACATAGTTGAATCACCCAAATTTTGAGTGTCTTTCGCTAACATTAAAAAAATCTTATCAATTATGTCCCGTATACTATATCTCTCCGGCGATTGTCAGCGTCACATTTTTTTCCCCACCTTCTGTATAGTATAAAATCCTTACCAAATGACACgccaaaatataaatacattctttacatacgtgtgtttgtgtgtgcgtttgtgacaCTATCTAGCCACTTCAAAACATGGCTTTTAACTCTTCGAATAATCaacccataaaaataaaaaataacaataacagataaatatatttttctttcaaaagcatcagtctcttctcttcttcctctcctactctgcCTTCGGCTTGAAGGGACCGACCATCGTGTTCTTGACGACGGCAAGGTTCCACAGGCGAATGGACAGCATCGCGCCCAAGATGGATCCCGCCCAGTACACGATGACGTGCTCGGCGTTCGTGTGTCCCCGGCAGCTCCACTTGAGGCCGGTCGCCAGCACGGGGTTGAAGTAGCCGCCGGAGTAGTTGAAGGCTGAAATGTGGTACTGGTATTATGAAACGGAAACTTTACTGAAGAAATACATCCCTCTATCTAAATCTCTATATTGACATTTACAATAGACTAAATATTTAATGAATACATTcgtaattactattagtattacctttctcaatattaatattataattatcgtcactaatattcataattgctaatataaatatacatgattatttttatcattgacatcattgcttttattaacaCCAATGATACCTTAAACACTGGAAGGATTTTTTTACAAACTTTTGGACTGCTGTATAAGTTGTCAATTCCGTTCACGACTTGCATATTTACTAGAACAAACATTTATACAGTAATAAACCCAATGACGATAATTCAATGCAATAATAAAGTAAAAGCGATATTGCAATTAATCTTTTTTATAATTTGACAGAAACGCATTCAGTATAATACCCTCGATGCCACTGTGTCAGCTATGAAGACGCGCGGCTTCAATTGTATTTCTCGAAAACTTCATTTTAGTAAAAATAGACGAAACGGCTCAATGGATTTTTGGCAAAGAATCAGAAGGGGCCCCAAGTTTTACTCGTCATCACTGATTTCTTGTTAATCTTCAACATAtctttttgcattattattgtccGCTTCTCATAAGAACAATTTATAGACATTTCTTACACATGCGTGGCACTTCCAGACAAGTTTGAAACTTCGGAAAAGTCAAAGACAAAAATTTCCTTTCGTGAGGAGTCATGGACAAAAGTGCGACCGAAAACTTTTTCTGTCGCAGATAAAGCTGGAGTCCCTGACCTTTCATGAATACCGTCCATGGTTTATTCCTTTGTAATCTGGAAGCAAAAATAACAGTGGTATCCTGATTTATTACTGTATCCGTTAAGACTTGGGCAACCTTTGAATAATCCTGAATATACTTTCCTTCCCGATGTCGTATAATTCGCATTGTAAAAACAGCAACATACTTcttcagaagaaagaaaaattgacaataaaaaaaaacaaaaaaacttattgAGTACAGCCTATACTACCAAAACACGCCTAATAAAAAGGAACGTTAGACCCCTCTCGAGTACCCAAAGAGCATACCCAGAACCAAATCTCAAACAACACGTTCCTAACATGTTCCTAAAGCTCCATCTGGTTCCCTCATAGTCTCCGATAGCCTCTCCCCTACTAATCAACTCACCGAGCACCACCATGGAAGTAGCAAAGAACGAATCGATCGCGGAGGCAAACTTGGGTTCGATTTCGCCCAGAGCTCGAGAGACGAGTCGGCAGGCGCAGGTCAGGACGCACTCGATCAGGAAGCCAGCAACGACAGGAACTTGGAGGTCAGCTGTGCAGTCGTCCACGCCGCGACCCACGTGTGTTGCGGCGAGTTCCATCATCCAGACGTATTTCACCCATCTGGAATAAAGGGTTCGCCGTTCAGTGGGTTGTATGCTTTGGTTTgtcatgttttgttgttgttattgaaggAGTTAATTTacctgtgtgtttattcattcgtgatttatcatatatatttattttttcttatttgcaaAGTGTTCTTTCACCGACATGGAAACAGGTGTTTAGGTTagctgtttcattttatttttatttgtctggaTTATGTAGAATTTCCTTCGGGATATTATAATgttac
Proteins encoded in this window:
- the LOC125031426 gene encoding aquaporin-11-like isoform X2, which produces MSIVVSSLTIATQLALSHVIRGRLSDLIQNELLKGCLLELVAAAEMCGSCYELIIIADNYGVYAYAVYLWLMTIWWGQSWGTATACPYSLLEEYVEVGSDAVSVVLKIIAQVIGGLMSFRWVKYVWMMELAATHVGRGVDDCTADLQVPVVAGFLIECVLTCACRLVSRALGEIEPKFASAIDSFFATSMVVLAFNYSGGYFNPVLATGLKWSCRGHTNAEHVIVYWAGSILGAMLSIRLWNLAVVKNTMVGPFKPKAE